From Candidatus Paceibacterota bacterium:
TTGTCCCAGTCATCGGTACCGCAGAAAGGAATATCTCCCATTAATCCAATACTCTTAACTGCAGATGCCGCAGTGAGATGTGCGGAAGAATTACTGAAACAGGCGCAGCAACTTCTTAGATAACGTATAGATTCACCATCCAGCGGAAATTGGTGCCCTCGGTGGGGGTCGAACCCACACTTGGAGGATTTTAAGTCCTCTGCCTCTGCCATTGGGCTACGAGGGCCACATTCGTTATTTACTTGCGCTACTCAATAACGGAAGCAAATCTACCTGCTTTCTGGAGGACCGAATCCAACTGTTTCTGTGTGAGTTTGCCCGTAAAGGTGTTCTGCTGGCTGGGGTGATAACTGGCTATAAGGAGGTAATCCACGCCCTCGTGGCGGTACTTCAGCTCAACACCGTGCGCGAATTTCACCTTTGTCACGGGGTGACCGAGATCGACTAGTGCTTTACTCAATGCAGTCAGAGCGAAAGCGCCGAGGGCAACAAAAGCGCGGGCAGTGGGCATCGACAACTCAAGTTCCCTGCGCAGGAATGGCGCACAGGTATCGCGCTCGGAAATCTCGGGCGCATTTCCCGGAGGGGCGCACCTCACTGCGGTTGTCACTCGTGTGAATTTCAATTCTTGTCCGTCATCCCTGGAGGTACTTGTTGGAATTTTCGCAATTCCGATTCGGTACAAAGACCCGTAGAGCCAATCCCCCGATGAATCCCCCGTGAAGACTCTTCCCGTGCGGTTCGCCCCATGAGCACCCGGAGCAAGTCCAACAATGATCATCCGCGGTTCTTCGGAGCCAAATCCTGTGACGGGCTTGCCCCAATAATCTTCGTCGATGTACGCCTTCCGTTTCGTGATGGCGACCTCTTCGCGCCATTGCACCAATCGTGGGCATGCGTTGCAGCCGACAATATTTTCGTTGAGGACCTTAATCGATTGAGAAAGTGCACTGACTTTTGCCACGTCAGTTCTTTTAACTCTTGGCAAGTGACCAAACCATTCCGTCGAGAATGTCACTTTCGGAGGCGACAAATTCATCTGCACCAGTCGCAATCATGATCCGAGAAAGGACGAGGGAGCCAGCGGTAATGACATCGACTCGACCCGCGTGCATGTAGGGAAGGGCTTTGCGTCGGTCATGAGTCATCTCCAAGAAGACTTTTGAAATCTCATGGACTCTTTCGGCCGAAACGCGTGAAAGATGAATTGCACGCGGGTCGTACTCACTTAAGCCCAGGGCTGCTGCTGCCACTGTAGTCGCGGTACCGGCCACTGCAATCAGCGTTCTGGCTTTCTTTATTGGAACCACTTTTGCTGCCTCTTCGATCGCCGCATCAATATCAGCGGTTGCCAGAGCAATCTCTTCGGCACTCGGTGGATCGAAGTGAAAATGACGCTCTGACATGCGGACACAGCCGATATTGACACTCTTGGCCGCCTCCACATCGGTGCGTCCGAAGACGAATTCTGTTGACCCGCCGCCAATATCTACGACTAGGAAGGGTGCTTCATTGGCAGGTAATTCTTTGGATGCACCTTGAAAGGAGAGCGCGGCTTCTTCATCACCTGAGATGACTTCTGGATAAATACCTAGTCGGTCATGGACTCCTTCGAGAAATAAATCGCGGTTTTTTGCATCACGTGTGGCACTTGTGGCGACGAAACGAAGTTTCTCTACTCCACGTCGGCGAAGTTCGACGGAGAAGTTATCAACGGCCTTGAGTGTTCGCGCGATTGCATCCGGATGAAATTGTCCTGTCTTATCGACTCCCTGTCCCAAGCGGACAATCTCCATCCCACGATAAAGCTCCCGAAAGTTATTACCTTCAATATCGGCAATCAGCAAACGTATGGAATTTGTTCCGCAATCAAATGCCGCGACTCTCATTCATCGCCCTCCACCGTGCAGGGTTGATCCAGCCACCACTTGGGCAAGAGTGCGAGGGCTTCATCACCGAGTGGATTTACTCCAGGTCCTGTAGCCAGTGAATGCGCGACAAGTGAATGTAGGCACTTCACGCGATCTGGCATTCCGCCCGCCGAAATATCTTCGATCTCATCGACAACTATTCCGAGGGCCGCACGCGCCGCCAAATAATCATCGTGGGCGGCGGCATATTCACCTGCAAGTACCGGATCAATCGCCAACCGGCGATTCATATCTGTCATCAGACCGGAGGATTCCAGCGTTGAAATCGCACCCGTGAGTCGCGGGCAGGTTGCATAAAAGAAAGTTGGGAATGGGGTTCCGTCGCCCAGACGCGGAGGCGTCTCGACAACTGCAGGATTTCCGCAGGGACAGCGATATGCGATGGCATGCACGTCACGGGGCTTGCGTCCCAACTGATTTCCAATGCACTTCAAATCATCCGAGGTTGGTTGCCTCACTTGACACCTGTCTCGGAAATCGAGGCGATGAGTCGATTGTACCAAGGAAGACCGCGTGGAATATCTTTTGCCACCGCAGTGGTGGGTGCCACAGATGACGGCTCGCTCGGATCAGTCACGATGTACTGCCGTTCGCCGGGCAGGATGAAGTGGAGGCGTTCGCGGGCCTGCGTCTTGATGTATTCAGGATCGCGCCACTTCTCCAACTCCTTGGCCGCATCCGCGAGAGCCTGATTATTCGATGCCACTTGCGCCAGCACCGAGTTGATCTGGGCTTTCTGAGCGAAATACCGCTGCGCCGGAGGGGCCAAGGTCCACGCCAGAATGAAGAGGACCAGGGCAAAAGTCATAGCGCGCCCCGAACCTCGGGTCTGAGATTTCGGGCTGCGCTGTGATGCCATATCGGAAATCTATGCCTTAAAGCGAGGAAAAGCCGTGCGTCCCGCGTAGCGAGCGCTCGTGCCCAGCTCTTCTTCAATGCGAAGGAGTTGGTTGTACTTGGCCACGCGCTCGCTTCGAGCCGGTGCACCAGTCTTGATCTGGCCGCAGTTTGTCGCAACCGCCAGGTCGGCAATGGTGGTGTCCTCGGTCTCGCCAGAACGATGAGAGAGCATCGAGCTGTAGTTGGCGCGATGTGCCATGTCGACTGCATCGAGCGTCTCGGACAATGTTCCGATCTGATTGACCTTCACGAGAAGTGCATTCGCGGTGTTATTCGCAATACCGCGGGCTAAGCGAACCGGATTTGTCACGAACAAGTCATCACCAACAATCTGCACCTTGGAGCCCAACTCCGAAGTCATCTGAGCCCAGCCGTTCCAGTCCTCTTCATCAAGTGGATCTTCGATAGAGACGAGTGGATACGCACTGACGAGTTCGGCGTAATAGGCGATCAAGTCAGATGAAGACTTCTGCGCACCCTCGAAAGAATATTTTCCATCCTTATGGAACTCAGTAGCAGCAACATCCATTGCGAGTGCAACATCTGCGCCGGGCTTGAGACCCGCAAGTGCAATCGCTTCAACAATGAGGTCGAGTGCTGCACGGTTGCTCTCCAGGTTTGGAGCAAATCCACCTTCATCACCGACGCTGGTTGCAAGTCCGCGCTTCTTCAAAACTGATTTGAGTGCGTGGTAGATCTCCGCGCCCCACTGGAGCGACTCACGGAAAGTTGTTGCACCGATAGGTGCAACCATGAATTCTTGGATATCAACATTTGTATCTGCATGCGCTCCGCCGTTGAGGATGTTGAACATCGGCACCGGAAGCACGTGCGCGTTTGGTCCACCTAAATAACGGAAGAGTGAAAGGTCCGCGCTATCAGCAGCGGCCTTTGCTACTGCAAGTGAGACACCCAAGATCGCATTGGCACCCAGGCGTGACTTGTTGGGGGTTCCATCGAGTGCGATCATCTCGTCGTCGATGAGGCGCTGATCCTGTGCATCAAAACCAATGATTGCTGGTGCAATTTCGTCGAGTATAAAAGCCACCGCGTTCTCTACGCCCTTGCCGCCATACCGCTTGCCACCATCGCGGAGTTCGGCTGCCTCGAAAGCGCCGGTGGATGCTCCACTTGGAACTGCGGCGCGAGCCTGGGTGCCATCTTCCAGTGCAATCTCAACTTCGACAGTTGGATTTCCACGCGAATCAAGAATCTCACGAGCTCCGAGAACTTCAATAATGGCCACTGCGTATCTCCTCAGTCATATTCATTTGGCATATTAATTTGGATCAAATTCAGGTCAATGTTGTGGATCAATTAGGACGCAATTGAGCGCAAAATCAACGTTGATAGCAATTATCCTACCGTGCTTTCTAATTCCTCTATCTGAGCGATAAGTCGGCGAGCGGCTAACCTCAATGCTCCTTCTGGGTCAATGCTATTCGCACTTGCCCACGCGATTGTTGCGAGCAGAACGTCACCAACGGCAGCTTCGGTCGCCTCCGATGGTTCGGCAATGACCGAGGGAAGGTCGAGCATCAAACGATTCTTCTCGGCGCGATAGAGCAACTTCGAAACGAGCGGAAGCGCCGGTTGAGCAAGTGGCACCCCATCAACCGCAGAAGTGCGACCTTTCTCTGCAGCTTTGATCGCTTCCCAATTTTCTAGGACTTGATCGCTGGAAAGATCTTCCACCTCACCGAAAACATGCGGATGACGACGGACCAATTTCTCAGCCACTGTCTGCGCGACATCCTCAATAGAGAATGGATCGGTTGGGTGCTCCTGCGCCATGCGTGCGTGAAAATAAACTTGGAGAAGCACATCCCCAAGTTCTTCACGCATCGCTTCACGGTCACCCGTTTCGACCGCTTCGATAAATTCATACGACTCTTCCAAGAGATACTTGATCAACGACTCGTGAGTCTGCTCTGCATCCCAAGGACAACCGCCCGGTGAGCGGAGCCGATCCATCACCGCAACAAGTTGTTGCAAGTGAGAAGAGGTCATGGAGTCTGTGCGGGAGTTGCTGCAGGACTTGCCGCATCAAGTGCAAGTACATCACCTGTGGCTGGATCCCATTTACCGTATTTAGGATTGACGGTTACGCCAATCTTCTCTGCCTTGTCGACGACCAACTTCTGAATGGCGGTTCCGGTGTCGGCTTCTGCAACACCAGCAGCAACTTCTGCCTTGGCCAACTTCTCACTGTAGAGAATGAGTTGTAGGTACTCATCAAAATCAGCAGATGCAATTCCTGCGCCAACTAGTGCCTTAGGCAAGTTCGCTTCGCCGCCGAGCTGGGTCAAGATCTCTGCCCGACGCGCATCGATCTCGGCCTTGGTTACGGAAATCTTCATGTCAGCAACTACTTCGCCAACGAGCACGGAGATGAGATGGAAACGGAGTTGGTTGCGGTTGAAGTTCGCGCCCGTCTCCAACTGCATCCCTGCGGTATCGACCTGCTTGCGTTCGGAAAGGGCGGCATCAATGCTCTTCTGTATCTGAGCTTCGGTGATCTTGGTGTCTCCAACGGTTGCGGCGGCACCGACCTGCGAGCATCCAGTCAGTACTAATGCACTTGCTACCGTAATTACGGCGATGATTCTTTTCACGTCTTGCTCGCTTTCATTGGCGTCGTCGGATTCACTAAAGTCTCAATGGCCTCGGTTGCCCAGGTCAGTAGAGAAGTATCCACCATCTGCACACCTCCTGATGACGGACCCCATGTCTGGGCACTCGGTAGAGCAACGAGCACCGTATTTGTGGCGGGTTTATTGAGAGAGCCTGGATAGATCCGATTCATTCGAAGTTGCATCGACTCAGGCAATTTGATTGGTCCTATACGTAAATACTTGCCTTGCAGGACAACTTCAGTGAGTTTGACCCCCTTGGCCAAGGCACGCAATGTGGCGACTCCCAGCAGAGCCTCGGCTTCATGAGGTAGATCACCAAAGCGGTCTATCAACTCGGCGCGAATCTCCTCAACCTGCTCACGCGATGCGACATCGGCAAGGCGGCGATAGAGGTCAAGACGCAGGCGCTCACCCGGCACATATTCAGGGGAAAGGTGAGCATTGATAGGAAGCTCGACCTTGCACTCAAGATTCTTATCCTCCACTTCCATGATCCCGGTCTTGTAGTCCGCAACCGCCTCGCCCACCATCCGCATATAGAGGTCAAAACCAACATCGGCGATATGACCCGATTGTTCGCCACCCAAGAGATTTCCTGCCCCGCGGATTTCTAGATCCTTCAGCGCCACTCGCATACCCGATCCAAGATCAGTATTGGCCGCGATTGTCTTGAGACGATCCAACGCGACTTCGGTCAGTGGTTGATCGGTTGGATAGAGGAAATAGGCGTACGCGCGCTCGCGACCACGGCCCACCCGTCCCCGCAACTGATGAAGTTGGGAAAGACCAAAACGATCTGCCCGCTCCACAATCAAGGTATTGGCATTAGCGATATCAAGACCGCTCTCAACAATTGTCGTACAAACCAACACATCGAAGTCGCGTTCCCAGAATCCCAAGATCACATCTTCGAGCATGTGCTCACTCATCTGTCCGTGCGCGACGCGGATACGTGCTTCCGGAATGAGTTCTTGCAGATGCGATGCTGCGCGATCGATGGATTCCACGCGGTTGTGAATGTAAAAAACTTGGCCGTCCCTAAGTAACTCACGACGGATCGCCGCGGCAATCTGCGGCTCTTCACTCGGTCCCACATAAGTAAGAATCGGATGACGCTCCTCCGGCGGAGTCGTGATCGTCGACATTTCGCGAATTCCCGTCACTGCCATTTCCAAGGTGCGCGGAATCGGAGTCGCAGACATCGCCAGAACGTCAACAGTGGTTCGCATCTTCTTCAGCGATTCCTTCTGCTCAACACCAAAGCGCTGCTCTTCATCGACAATGACAAGACCGAGATCTCTGAAAGTGACATCAGAGGAGAGCAAGCGATGAGTTCCGATGACCACATCGATGGATCCGGCAGCGAGTTCGTTGAGAATGTCTTTACTTTCCTTGGCCGTGTTGAAGCGCGAAAGGCCGGCGACTTTCACTGGGAATCCTGAGTACCGCTCGGCGAAGGTTGTCGTGTGCTGCTGCACCAACAACGTGGTCGGCACCAAGACGGCGACCTGCTTGCCGTCTTGCACGGCTTTAAAGGCGGCCCGGATGGCGATTTCAGTCTTTCCATATCCCACATCGCCGCAGATAATGCGGTCCATCGGATAGGGGCGCTCCATATCCCGCTTCACTTCTTCAATGGTTGAAAGCTGATCCGGTGTCTCCGTATAAGAGAAGGCGTCCTCCAATTCGCGCTGCCACGGAGTGTCAGGTGAGAAAGCAAAGCCCGGCGCACTCGTCCGTGCGGCATAAAGGCGGATGAGTTCGCCCGCGATCTGGCGCACGGCTTTTCGCGCGCGCCCCTTTGCCTTCTGCCAATCACCACTTCCAATGCGGTGCACGGTTGGTGCTTCACCACCCACATATTTGCTGACTTGCTCCAATGAATCTGTCGGGACGAAGATGCGATCTCCGGGTTGTCCGCGCTTTGCCGATGCGTACTCAATAACAAGGTATTCGCGAGTGATTGTTCCAACGGTGCGGTGTACCAATTCGATGTAGCGACCGATTCCGTGCTGTTCGTGAACAACGTAATCACCCGCCTTCAATTCCAGCGGATCAATCGTCGCCTTACGGCGCGATGGAAGCGAATCTCCATCCTTCCCGCTTCCCTTATGTCCGGAGAGATCTCTCTCGGTCATAAAGAGCAGGGATGCAGTATGTGAAAGGAAACCGTGACTCAACTTCGAAGTCGTGACATAGACCGTGCCGCGCAATGGCTGGCTCTGTAAATCGGCAACCATCCGCACCGGCAAATCTGCATTGCGGAAAATGTCAGCAAAGCGCTCGGCCATACCTGCGCCAAGTGCCGAGAAGACAACAGCGTGATTCTGCAACAGCGAATCAGTAATGATTGCGACTGCTTTATCCGTATTGCCACGCAACGGCTCTATCGGTGAGCAGTCAACAAAAATCGTCTCCTCATCCAAATCACTTCCAAATGAGTTGAAATTCCGTGAGCCGATTTCTAAAGAAACAAGCTCCGCCTGCAATTCGTCCCACGTGAGGTAAGTGCCCTCTCCGTCATAAAGGGGTGCATCTGCCCCAAATGCGGCATTCGACCATGAGGCAGCAAGAAATTCTTGGTTGGTGGCAAGCAGATCCGCCGACCTTGAGCGAATCCGCTCCTCCTCAATAAAGATCAATTCCGTATTCGGTAATGCCCGATGAAGGATGCTCTCCTGGCTATCCACCAGCAATGGAATCAGCGACTCCATCCCCTCCGTCACAATTCCCTCAGCCAGACGCTCGCAAATCTCTTTGGCCGCTGGATATCTTGCTGGCAATTCCGCCGCCTTCGCCCTGACCGTGGCGGTTAAAAGCAGTTCGCGACAGGGATAAATAGGCAGTGCGCCTTCGACAGGTTTGTAGCTCCGCTGGTCTGCGACTTCAAAATAACTCAGCTCTTCAATCTCATCGCCAAAGAAATCCACTCGGACGGGGTGATTGGAGAGAGGCAGGAAGATATCCACGATTCCGCCGCGCACCGCGAATTCTCCGCGGCGCTCGACCAGATCGGTCCTCGTATAAGCCAGCGCAGATAAATGGACAACGAGGTTCTCCAGCCCTATCTCTTGTCCACGTTCCAACTCCATCAGGGGAGACTTGGCAAGATCGGAGATGAACCGGTGAATCAATCCCCGCGAAGGTGTGACGATGATCGGATGCATTGAGGCACCTTCTCGTCGTAGTTTCTCCATTTGATAGAGGACATGAATCCGTTTTGCCACGGTGTCGCTGCGTGGACTGAGTCTTTCGTGGGGCAATGTCTCCCAAGCGGGAAATTCAAAGACGTTATCGTGCAGAGTTCGAAGCTCTGAGGCGAGATCTTCAGCCCCACGACTCGATGATGTGACAACAATGAGAGGATGCTCACTGGCCTTCATCGCGAGAAGGAATGGATAGAGAGCCGCAGGTGCAACCAATGTGCCAGTGCCGGTGAGTGCATCAGCAATGTCCGGTGTCTGAGACAGAGCAGGAAGAAGTCCGCGCACTTGACCACTCCCGTCCTGGCATGAAACGCCAATATGCCCCAACTCCGAAAACCCGGAGGGGGCAAGCGTCATTCTAATAGCAAAGACCTGGCAGGATTAAGCCATGTCTGTCGAGCACAATCCTGCAAATGATGACGCTGAACTCCGCAGTGATGTCCGCAAACTCGGCGACCTCTTGGGACAGACACTCGTCCGACAAGAAGGGATAGCCCTCCTCGAACTTGTCGAAGCAGTCCGCCTGGCCGTGCGCGAAGGCGGTGGAGAAGAACTCCTGGCCAACGTAAGCGTCGATCAATCCGTACAACTCGTACGAGCCTTCAGCACCTACTTTCACTTGGCCAACATTGCAGAGCAAGTTCACCGCTCAAGACTTCTCGCAGCAGAGAGAGAGGCAGTCGGCTCTTGGCTATCTCGCGCCGTCGACAAAATCATCGCCGCTCAAAAAAATCCAACCCCGGGTCACGAATTTACCAACGCAGATATTGCACATTGGCTTGAGGATTTCATGGTCCGCCCGGTCTTCACCGCCCACCCCACCGAAGCCGCCCGCCGATCCATCCTTAGCAAGTTACGACAGGTCGCAGATCTTCTCGATCAAGACGATTCATCAGTACAGACACGCAGGCTCGGTGAAATTGTCGATCTCCTCTGGCAGACCGACGAACTCCGTCTCGAACAACCAAGACCACTTGATGAAGCAATGAACGCAATGTTCTACTTGGATGATCTCTTCACTCTCACCGTCCCAGAAGTCCTCGATGAATTCGCCCGCGAACTCAGAAGAGTGGATGTAGAAATTTCACCCACATCTCGCCCACTCTCATTCGGCACCTGGATCGGTGGCGACCGCGACGGCAATCCAAATGTCACACCGGACGTCACCCGAGAAACAATGGTCCTTCAAGTCGGTCACGCAATCCGGGTCACCCTCGCCGCCATGAATGAAATCCGCCAGCTTCTTTCGGTATCAACGCGGATCGCAGGCACCTCTAGCGAACTACAGGAGTCCGTCAAACTTGACTTAAAACTTATTCCAGAAATCGAAGCGCGCTACCGCAGGCAAAACGTTGAAGAGCCTTACCGTCTCAAGGCCACCGCAATCGTGCACCGTCTCAACTTCACCCGTGCCCGTCACGCCGCAGGCACCGAGCACGTTCCTCACCGCGATTACCAAGACACTCACGAACTTCTCGCAGACCTCACCCTCATGCGCGATTCACTTTTCGAACACCGCGGCGAACTCATCGCCACCGGCCTGCTTGAGCGCACAATCCGCGCCGTATCAACTTTCGGTCTCACCCACGCGACGATGGATATCCGCGAGCACGCAAATGCGCACCATCACGCACTTGCCCAACTACTCGGAGTTCCAAATTACAAAGAGCTCACATCAGAACAACGCTTCGACGTACTGGCCAAGGAACTCGACCACCCTTATTACTACCTCGCCGACGGCCTCGATGCTCCAGGCAAAAAGACATTGGATACCTTCAAAGCGATCGGCGATCTCATTGATCGCTTCGGCCCTGAATCCATTGAGACCTACATCGTCTCCATGACCAAGAACGGCGATGACCTTCTTGCGGCAGTCGTCCTCGCCAAAGAAGCAGGACTCGTCAACATCGCAAAAGGCAAGGCGCTCATTGGCTTCGCACCACTCCTTGAAACTGTAGCCGAACTCCGTTCAGCCGATGTCATATTGGAATCACTTCTGAGCCAACCCACCTACAGAAAACTTGTTGCGCTCCGCGGCGATGTACAAGAAGTGATGTTGGGATATTCAGATTCCAATAAGGATGCCGGAATCACAACTAGCCAGTGGGAAATTCATCGCGCACAGCGCAGACTCCGCGATGTCGCAATGAAGTACGGCGTGAAGTTGCGCCTCTTCCATGGTCGCGGTGGTTCTGTCGGTCGCGGTGGCGGCCCAACATATGACGCACTCGTTGCTCTGCCCTGGGGTTCCATCGACGGCCAGATCAAAATGACCGAGCAGGGCGAAGTCATCAGCGACAAATATTCTCTTCCCGCACTTGCGCGAGAGAACATCGAGCTCACACTCGCCGCGGCATTAGAAGCAACTGTTCTCAACCGTGGTCCCCGTCAAAATCCAGAGGATTTGAAAAAGTGGGATGAGTGCATGGACTTCGTAAGCGAGAGTTCATTCAAGCAATACCGGACATTAATCGATCATCCTGATCTACCCGCGTATTTCTACGCTTCAACCCCAGTTGAACAACTTGGGGATCTCTTCCTTGGTTCTCGTCCTTCTCGTCGCCCTGACGCGAGTATTGGTCTAGAAGGTCTTCGTGCGATTCCCTGGGTATTTGGCTGGACTCAATCTCGGCAGATCGTCCCAGGTTGGTTCGGCGTTGGTAGCGGCATCAAAGCCGCCCGTGAATCTGGCAAGAGTGAAGTCCTCGCGCAGATGTTAAGGGAATGGCACTTTTTCCGCACATTCATAAGCAACGTCGAAATGACATTGACTAAAACAGATTTGGATACCGCGCGCCGATACGTTTCGCGCCTGACGCCAGAGCCACTTCACCACTTCTTAGACACGATTACCGAAGAATTCGAACTGACAAAGTCGGAAATCTTGAAATTGACCGGGAAGAGCGAATTGCTGGGTGATCAACCTCTGTTGGCGAGAACTCTCGGGGTTCGCGATGCCTACCTCGCCCCGTTGCATCTGCTTCAGGTCAACTTGTTGGAGCGGGTGCGCTCTGCAGAAGCAAGTACCGATCCTCTGCTCCGACGAGCATTACTCCTGACAATCAACGGCATCGCGGCAGGCCTTCGAAACACTGGTTAAAGAAAGTGTTAAGAATTTCCTAAACTGCACGAACTACGCACTGGGTTTGATTTCAAGGCCTGATTGGTAGGCACGATGTATGTGAAAATACATTGCCTTGGCGAACGTAGTGCTTCGACTTATAAAGTGACGATCCTCAAAGTAATAGGTAGGAAGTGCTCGCTCTTTGGTTGCGCATCCAAGTAGGCCTGTCGAAAAAAGTATCTCCAACAACGGTTGGTAAATAGTGAAATCGTAGACTCCGGGTGGAGAATTCCACATTTCACTGCTAACGGCGGTCAGCCATCCAACGCCATCGATCTTGGGATCACTCACAAGAAGTAAAATCTCGTCGAGTCGAGGGGTCAACTCTTCCCGAGACATCTTCATTGGGCTCCCTCTAAATTTCTCGACCGCCTTGTCGATGCTCGGGTAAGTGCCCTTCCATTCGTCTCGCAGCGAAAGGAGCATTTTGCTCGAGTAAATCGGTTCGGCCGACTGGATTTCTTCCCAACCGAGACGATTCTTATCCGCCCCAGCTATAAAACACTCGTTAGCAAACGAGATCGCATCTCGTGGTCTCATTAGGGTGCGATCCAAAATATAGTCGAGAGCATTTCCGCGGGTCTTATTGGGATTTGGAAGCAGGTCGTCCAATGTTTTCGCCACTATTCCCGACTTTGCCGCGGCAACTGCAACTCTCTCATCCAGCATCTCCTCGAGATCCGCGGGCGACCACTTTAAGTCCAGGACAAGTCCTCGGAATTTCTCTTCTTGGCCGCCGCTCTTTCGCCCAAAATCTAACTCCTGAAAGATATTCGATCTAAGCGCCACCAGAATCTTTAGATTGCCCACTCGCTTCAAATCTAGAACTGTCCGGAAGAGGCATCGAATCAAGTCATTTGCTATTCCTTCATCGACCCACTCCCTATCTAAATCATCAATTACCACGTAAGTAAAATTACGGTCGTCATCCAATATGTATTCGTCAAGCACATCCAACATCGCATTTAGCCGAGTTAGTTGGGTGTCATTCACAATCCTTTGATACCTATCGGCTTCTTCACGCCGCGTCTCTACGTAGTTTTCTACTTCTGTTCCGCCATCTGCGCCTACGCCGACGCCCGCGGTCATCAGATGGACGCTTGCCGCCTCGTCCACCTTTTGTCGAAAAGACTCCGTAATACCGCGGATTCGGACGTCCGTATCTTCCCAAAAGCGATCTTCGAACTGTTCAAGATAATCTAGCGCCTGCTTCTTTGTATGGTCAGAAGTAATCTTTTCACGCAGAATCGTAAAAAAATTTTGCTTCGCGATGGCAGAATTTACATGGTATCGGTGCTTTATTATTTCAACCAACAATACGTGCTTCCAAAGCATGGACCAGAAAAGGTCAAGGTTAACTCCAAGTCCATCTAACTTCTGAATTAGTTGCAGATTTGTGATGTATGGCAATGCGAGATTCTCTGGATTGATTCTAATAACGTGTTCTGGATGCTCGTCTTCGAGTCTTTGTAAAGAGGCCGATTTTCCGGAGCCAGTCCTACCAATGATGAAACACCGACGGTCGGACTTTGAAGAGATCACGTTATAGTCGCTTGAATTGTAAAATGCCTCCTCCAGCAAATTATCGGTTTCGGCAGCAATGCCTCCTAGGGTAAATACACTCTTAAATTTCGGAGATTTGGTCGCCATCGGTAGCCCCCGCAATCCAAAGCATTGAATCAATGTTGAACGCTAGCGTAGGTTCTCCGCACCATGGTCTTCCAGCCCACCAGGACGCTGGCGCGTCGTAATATTATGAGCCTCTCCCAGAACGAACTAGAGGCCATTGTCCCTTCGAATCAGATCCTTGGCACTGTCTCCAAGGTCGCTTGGATCGAAGCATCAAAAAACTCACGATCAATCATCGTGCCGCCGAGGAATGCGTCGTAAGCAACGAGGTTGAAGTGGTCACCGCTATAGACTGGGTAAAAAGGCCTTGCCCTGCGCCAGTAACGCTGCTTCCATGGCGTCACGGATGCTATCGGCGAGTCGTCCATATCTTTACTCAGAGCCTTTCCATAAATTTCAAGCCTATCGGTTAA
This genomic window contains:
- the ppc gene encoding phosphoenolpyruvate carboxylase; its protein translation is MSVEHNPANDDAELRSDVRKLGDLLGQTLVRQEGIALLELVEAVRLAVREGGGEELLANVSVDQSVQLVRAFSTYFHLANIAEQVHRSRLLAAEREAVGSWLSRAVDKIIAAQKNPTPGHEFTNADIAHWLEDFMVRPVFTAHPTEAARRSILSKLRQVADLLDQDDSSVQTRRLGEIVDLLWQTDELRLEQPRPLDEAMNAMFYLDDLFTLTVPEVLDEFARELRRVDVEISPTSRPLSFGTWIGGDRDGNPNVTPDVTRETMVLQVGHAIRVTLAAMNEIRQLLSVSTRIAGTSSELQESVKLDLKLIPEIEARYRRQNVEEPYRLKATAIVHRLNFTRARHAAGTEHVPHRDYQDTHELLADLTLMRDSLFEHRGELIATGLLERTIRAVSTFGLTHATMDIREHANAHHHALAQLLGVPNYKELTSEQRFDVLAKELDHPYYYLADGLDAPGKKTLDTFKAIGDLIDRFGPESIETYIVSMTKNGDDLLAAVVLAKEAGLVNIAKGKALIGFAPLLETVAELRSADVILESLLSQPTYRKLVALRGDVQEVMLGYSDSNKDAGITTSQWEIHRAQRRLRDVAMKYGVKLRLFHGRGGSVGRGGGPTYDALVALPWGSIDGQIKMTEQGEVISDKYSLPALARENIELTLAAALEATVLNRGPRQNPEDLKKWDECMDFVSESSFKQYRTLIDHPDLPAYFYASTPVEQLGDLFLGSRPSRRPDASIGLEGLRAIPWVFGWTQSRQIVPGWFGVGSGIKAARESGKSEVLAQMLREWHFFRTFISNVEMTLTKTDLDTARRYVSRLTPEPLHHFLDTITEEFELTKSEILKLTGKSELLGDQPLLARTLGVRDAYLAPLHLLQVNLLERVRSAEASTDPLLRRALLLTINGIAAGLRNTG
- the mfd gene encoding transcription-repair coupling factor, with the protein product MTLAPSGFSELGHIGVSCQDGSGQVRGLLPALSQTPDIADALTGTGTLVAPAALYPFLLAMKASEHPLIVVTSSSRGAEDLASELRTLHDNVFEFPAWETLPHERLSPRSDTVAKRIHVLYQMEKLRREGASMHPIIVTPSRGLIHRFISDLAKSPLMELERGQEIGLENLVVHLSALAYTRTDLVERRGEFAVRGGIVDIFLPLSNHPVRVDFFGDEIEELSYFEVADQRSYKPVEGALPIYPCRELLLTATVRAKAAELPARYPAAKEICERLAEGIVTEGMESLIPLLVDSQESILHRALPNTELIFIEEERIRSRSADLLATNQEFLAASWSNAAFGADAPLYDGEGTYLTWDELQAELVSLEIGSRNFNSFGSDLDEETIFVDCSPIEPLRGNTDKAVAIITDSLLQNHAVVFSALGAGMAERFADIFRNADLPVRMVADLQSQPLRGTVYVTTSKLSHGFLSHTASLLFMTERDLSGHKGSGKDGDSLPSRRKATIDPLELKAGDYVVHEQHGIGRYIELVHRTVGTITREYLVIEYASAKRGQPGDRIFVPTDSLEQVSKYVGGEAPTVHRIGSGDWQKAKGRARKAVRQIAGELIRLYAARTSAPGFAFSPDTPWQRELEDAFSYTETPDQLSTIEEVKRDMERPYPMDRIICGDVGYGKTEIAIRAAFKAVQDGKQVAVLVPTTLLVQQHTTTFAERYSGFPVKVAGLSRFNTAKESKDILNELAAGSIDVVIGTHRLLSSDVTFRDLGLVIVDEEQRFGVEQKESLKKMRTTVDVLAMSATPIPRTLEMAVTGIREMSTITTPPEERHPILTYVGPSEEPQIAAAIRRELLRDGQVFYIHNRVESIDRAASHLQELIPEARIRVAHGQMSEHMLEDVILGFWERDFDVLVCTTIVESGLDIANANTLIVERADRFGLSQLHQLRGRVGRGRERAYAYFLYPTDQPLTEVALDRLKTIAANTDLGSGMRVALKDLEIRGAGNLLGGEQSGHIADVGFDLYMRMVGEAVADYKTGIMEVEDKNLECKVELPINAHLSPEYVPGERLRLDLYRRLADVASREQVEEIRAELIDRFGDLPHEAEALLGVATLRALAKGVKLTEVVLQGKYLRIGPIKLPESMQLRMNRIYPGSLNKPATNTVLVALPSAQTWGPSSGGVQMVDTSLLTWATEAIETLVNPTTPMKASKT